ATAGAGGGAATGGAAAAGAGATGAAAGGTTTTGgggtttatttattattgtgtttttctttcccCTTTGCTAGGGCCCTTTTTATTCAGCTTTACTTAGATTTTATATTGCCATTCTTCACAAGTTACCAAATATTACTactttcttcattttgtatcTATCTAATCactaacaatatatatatatgtggtatttttttttttttatcataggAGTCTATTTGAATATCGTAATATAGATTTTACCCGTATAAACCctaaattagaaaaatccCTAATTTCACTCAAAATCTCCCTTCACCCTTGGTCACATTTCTAGAGATTAGATGCATAGAAGAGGAACAGCAGAAATCTGACAGGCATTTCAAGACCTAAAATTTTCCTCCTAAATATTCTTCCATGTGcagcacaaaaaaaaaaaaagagttagtTGAGTCAAATAACGACACTGTGACCCTTTCCATTAAGTATTGacggaaaattaaaaatgggaCTAATAATGCaaccatttttaattttttgaaactaaaaacaAAGTCCCATAAATCACAGGACAAAAATGGACACGAACCCTTTTTTATGGATccaaatatgcaatttagccTTCACAACTCAGTCTGAATTTCTTTCTCTCATTTAAACCACCTTCATTGGTcaactttttcttattatcaACTACCTCaaaaactatataatttatagcacaattttttaatatctgcATGCGATGCATGCtgtcaaatattattattacaaaaaataaaataaagatgtCAGTTGGAGAATCATTAACCGGAGTCGACTTAGTTTGATGAATGGGCTCCTTGTAATTGGGCCTTGTGCCCCACTTAATTCCGAAATCAGTAGCCCGTTCTAACTCAACTCTGACGGCCCAGCACAAGCCTATTTGATCAGTCACTCATAAGCTAAGAGGGTGGTCCGAGGATGTTAACGAACGAGGTAAGAACAAACACCTAGCACTGTTCCTatccaaattatttatttttttgaaatttatataagaagaaaagaaaaaggaaaaatgctATATCTCAAAGTTAAATAGCTGACTACGCGTatccatttttaaaaattttgagataCGTAATAATTATTGGTACATCCAATACATAAAATACCAGTACGTATTGTATGAACTTATTGAAAAAGACTGAACTTCTACTACGAATCTAcgaaattacattatttgaaaGCTATATACAGACATAGAGAAATCTAAAACTCGAAAAAGCTTATTCCATGTCCCTGCCACTCTGCTGTTTAAGAACAAACAGCTACCCAGAAAATCTGGACATCCTTATACGTATCCAATGGATATCAGACCACCAAGTACGTACAGTAGATCTCCATCTCAATGAATGAACGCATGCATCGAATCTGCTGAATCTCCCTCTCGAGGATGTTCAGATTCTCATCGTCACATGATCTTGCGAGGACTTGTATTCTAAGTTGATAGAAGAGTCTGCACACCAATGCaagaacaatatatatatatatatatatatatatatataattaactaagttATTACAGTAAATTTTGGACTATATATGAATTTGAGTCGTATGTGGCGTGAATACTCACTTATTGGAGCTTTAAACACAAAAAAGCAGGCCCCGATAACAAGGTAGCACAGTACGAGAACGAGTCCTTTCATGTAATGAGATGTCCCGTCCTGAACGTTAAAATGTTGGCCAAAATTTCAGCGactagtaaaattattaattgttgaaaaaatgcatggaaacataatttgataaagATTAAGGTAATGGACCTGTAATGCAAGTGTCGTGACAAGTATTGATAGAGCAAGAGCGGATGTTTCCAGGAGATTGAAACCAAGTTCCATTCTGATGCCTATGATCCATGACGCTATTACAGTTAATGGGACCTGATGATGCACCACATTAacattcatcatcatcaactaataactaattagtattttgtcggaataataattgatatataaataatcttaTTACCACAAACATGGAAATTTGAGTTGCTGAACCAAGTGCAACACCTAAAGATATATCCTGCAACCATCCATCCCACATATTAAAtactcatttaatattaattacgagaaataatgaagaaaaaaatcatgacTCAGACTCACCAATTTGTTCTTGAATGCGAAAATGATAGCCCCCGCATGCTCAGCTGCATTTCCGACTATTGGTAGTAGAATCAGACTAATGAAGCTGACAGACAAGCCCCAAGAGTCCGATGCAGCCTGCCAACAATTTAAGTACCCCGACAttgtagtattattaatttcgAACCAACTCAACTATAGGGACAGTTTTGTGTACTCACTTCGATTGTGGCCACGACGTACTCGGACAGAAGCGCTACAAGGGCAGTCATCACAACtaaccaaacaaatgcacTCCAGAATCCAACTACTGGTGTTTCGTCCGATACAACATCATCGTCGTCCTCACCCTCTTCGCGCTGAAAACTCGatcagttaattaataatcctcgaacaaactaattattttaattagttaaggTTGTTAATTTCATCATCACGCGTGTCTTACGTCTTGTGCTTCGAATAGCCGTCGATGAGTCCATAACTGGAAAACAAGATAAGCAATGTAGGCAATGAGCATAATAATGCAACTAGCCCTGGACAAGGCGAGCGTGGCGGATGCTGTTGCTTCGGCAGATGTAATTCCAGTGAACTTAAACATCAAAGGCAGTACATGGCACAATAGTGCCAGGAACAGCAGTAGTGAGTTCACATCCGCTTGTTTCTGTCAGTCCCAagtcataatatatattactagcTGTAATTAagtgaactatatatatatatatgaaattaagaaaacaataaataaaagagaggTGCTGATGGAGGACTaaatccatatatatacatactctgTCAAAGTTTTGCTGTTTTGAAATGTTGACAATGCCACCACAGAAAAGAGAGCTGCCGAGGACTAAAAGCAGGTTGGAGAGAACGGAGCCGAGGAGAGAGCATTTCAGAACATCCACTTTGTGCTGAATGAGAGCAAATATAGCTATTATCAGCTCTGTCGCATTTCCACATGTTGCATTCACAAGTCCCCCAACTGCATGCGTCATATATATCCATCCAACtaaaacaattatattctTGACATCATGGAGAGTGCTATTCTAACATCATCATGAAAGCTAGCCAGGCATGAagaacacacacatatatatgtatagttatgtaataaaattgagatgaatgaatgaatattttaataccTGTTGGGCCTGTGTAGAAAGCGATTTGCCTGCATTCATATAAGTGGGAGAAACTGTTAGCATTGTAACCTTCtcatacattaatttaatatatacattcaaTATAAgaagtatgtatatatatatatatataaattccgACAACTGcatgaaagaaaaggaagtcatatataattaattacattattaatttcttactCTGTGAGGAAACTGATTCGTTCGGCAAGCGGTGCAAGTCCAAGTAAACTCAAACCAAACACCCATGCCTGTTCGCACATCATATATACAACCAACCAACATCccacattattaatttaatttatatgcaaCATCCACGAAACTGTATGCactcatttaatatatatataccaatatttaaatataattcttgagAGAGGGAGATAGAGTTATGTAATAATACTGACCCTTCCAAAACTACAATACTCAGCAACAATGGCAAAAGGAACAGCCAGAAACAAAACCGACAGCTTCGTCCCCAGCAAAACCTCCTGAAGATTAACCAAAAACTTCCTCAGAAACCCGACCCGAATTTTCGAAACAAGTGAAAGATCCGACTTCTTGCGGAGGGAAGAAGACGACATGTTGTGGGCTGTGCGTCCACCATGCCTCACCATCTCCTTCTTAATACTTCCGTTTTCCAAAAGTTCCGACGCCTCCGATGATgccattttgtttttttggagATGGAATTTTTCCTTGGGAGCAATAATTGTTTGCGCGAAACGTGAATTGCGTTGGCTTTTGGTTTGGGCTAAGGGACAAAGAGAGCTCatacaaataatttcttcaacGTCAAAGCCGAAGCTAACAGTGATATATGTATGGGTGGGATGACCATTTTGCAAGTAACagacattaattttttgttgccttcttttttattttttttttatttatagaatccgtcgttacataatttatattaatatcactaaatttatatatacattaaatcgATTCATAAGTATAcattaagttaaataaatacttattacaataaattactCACATTAAATGGTATAAATATCCACAAATTTCGTGGGAcatacaaattttttgttggcTTGTTTGAGGGTGTGAATTAATAATCTTAATGCATGTGTGTAGTGTAGGTGTAGACAGTATGTGTACGTGTACGTGTACGTGATGggagattattattattaaagaaattacataaatacccATCAAGAGAAAAGAACTATCACAACTCCATGTGAAAGATGCGTGCCCTTCTAGACCCGACTCAGCTCCAAGGACTCAGCTTCTTTAAGCAGTTGATATGCTTGACAACACATAAGGTAAGATCAAAACACGCGTCACATGCAAGTGGACTCTTTTAAACCCTATAATAAACCATTTGTGCTTCGTCTATGATAAGACATTTTATTACACCCAAATTCACATTAAATACATTCAGATCGTTTTCTTCTATCTCGGTCTTATACTAACTCAAGTATCGAATGATCTTAGTTGAAGACATTCCAGCATATCTAACAATCTACTTTTTTTTGAGGTCCCAAACACTATTTCGAAGATGCTCAAGATGACTAACAAATCTCGATCCGAATCAGTATGTACagtacatacatatatatacataaatgaGTGAATCTTCCGGGAAGctgcattttttgttcttatatatatatagcttatACCTAGAAAGCTATATATAGTAgtatataaacaattaaacGTTTTTGGTGCAAGATTTctgttgttaattaattaaatagtcGTGCGTTATGGGATGCCCATTTTTTCATTAGTCTGATTCGTagccaaaaatgaaaatcatcCAACGCTTCAGAACTACTCCACAAAGAGATCGAAGCTCATTTATTGCAGGTACGTCCTTTAATTCTTCCTAGGACATTTTTATCCAAGGCAATATGGCTGTGGACCAACGACGCCGCCcccaatttaattttttatttatttatattaaaatatttactcaGACAAAATTAACAtcgtaatatttatatatatgatgtgtatatataaaataaaataaaaaataaaatgaaaacattaatCCGAATCGCTTAGAATGATATATAATCCaagttataaaaaagaattagtcGGTCTTTTCTCGTgactatatacatataacacttttattttcagttctTACCTAGATTTAGGTTTTAATAATGAATTGGTGTATCCTCAATTTAGGTAAAGATCCAACCATGCTTTATCCACATTTATATGTGCCATTGGTCTTTTCATTCACTTCAATCCAAGTGCCTAAAAATATTACCTAAAAATGGCAAGTAAATATATGtgtaggataattacatttctttcttctgagattgagtgtaattacatataaattttttataattttgtaaaattatatctaacacctTTGAGGTTCgcttccatctaataaataagtctatCCGTTAgccaaaattcactgaatttgcagacattaacaaaaaaaatcaataaaaattgatgtctatccctaattgacttattattaatttattgcaggtcaaataaatttttcgaactaaactacccttataaggtgaagatatacctcttaacatgcattaacgcgtgaaaaCGTATTAgggtattttgatcataaaaaaaaattatttgatccgCTATAAGTcattaataagttaattaggggtaaatatagaattttttttctgaatttttgttaatatccgcaatttcagtgaattttaactaattgagagacttatttgttagacgaaaccAAACCTAATAagtgttatatataattttttaaatcacagataatttaagtataattatatcaaatttttcgaGAATGcgggtgtaattatccatgtATGTTTAAATTGCGTGAATAGGAGATTGATTAATGAGCATAAGCGGAGTGAAATGTGAAGACATCTCCTCTTCTGTACGTACGGCCCTGTACTGACAGTAGTTCATGAAACTTCCTGGAAATTTCGGGGAAGAAGTTAAACAAGTGACACGTTTGGTACTTGATTTGGTTATGCGAAACGGATGGGTCGCCCAGCAAAACAACAAGCTCCTGTTCTTGCCCATTTATTCCATTAggtcaatttttcattcatacgCATTTTGCCGCTAATGAAAATATGCTCTCCTACCTCAAttattcaccacaaaaaacaATTTTGCTGTAATCAGATCATCTCCAAATTGGAGCCATTGATGTAATCGCATTTCTGTTTTTATAGGTTACACttcattacatttaaattcaaaaactaatcaaataatacctttaatattatctttttttatatatactttattcaataataaaaattatatacacctttttatttaaaataattttaaaacattatgTACACATGTAGAATAGAGTAGCATgacataaattacaatatcaaattaaacatGACAGCATTTGTCTAagagtttaatgcaatttatttccttatgaaattgtaaatgagcaaattaccttcccgtgaaaaaataatagcaattcaCTTCTtatctaaggaggtaaattgctacattttgaaaaatatagagaaataaattgttgcagtttaaaaaaataaagaaaaataaattattatttttttttcttatatgcGGTAATttacatttgtaatatcacaatgaaattgattatattttacctgtctatttaataattgaatggTGATTGATGAAGGGTAGGAGTAGGACCATAtctctgtatatatatgtgtgtgtgtgtgtgagagagagagagagagagatcttGACAGT
The nucleotide sequence above comes from Sesamum indicum cultivar Zhongzhi No. 13 linkage group LG11, S_indicum_v1.0, whole genome shotgun sequence. Encoded proteins:
- the LOC105174559 gene encoding vacuolar cation/proton exchanger 3, with amino-acid sequence MSSLCPLAQTKSQRNSRFAQTIIAPKEKFHLQKNKMASSEASELLENGSIKKEMVRHGGRTAHNMSSSSLRKKSDLSLVSKIRVGFLRKFLVNLQEVLLGTKLSVLFLAVPFAIVAEYCSFGRAWVFGLSLLGLAPLAERISFLTEQIAFYTGPTVGGLVNATCGNATELIIAIFALIQHKVDVLKCSLLGSVLSNLLLVLGSSLFCGGIVNISKQQNFDRKQADVNSLLLFLALLCHVLPLMFKFTGITSAEATASATLALSRASCIIMLIAYIAYLVFQLWTHRRLFEAQDREEGEDDDDVVSDETPVVGFWSAFVWLVVMTALVALLSEYVVATIEAASDSWGLSVSFISLILLPIVGNAAEHAGAIIFAFKNKLDISLGVALGSATQISMFVVPLTVIASWIIGIRMELGFNLLETSALALSILVTTLALQDGTSHYMKGLVLVLCYLVIGACFFVFKAPINSSINLEYKSSQDHVTMRI